DNA from Rosa rugosa chromosome 6, drRosRugo1.1, whole genome shotgun sequence:
aagtctccaactcTGTAAAATAGGGCGACGCCCCTATCAATTGGCAAGGACGTCTCGGTTTGGGCTCAACCTGAGATCGAGACCCAGATCTCCAAAAATCCAAAATGATTAACCCAGGAAACATTGACAAGCAGGCCCAAGTCGATTGGACCACTAAAGATAGTGGCTGAGTTTGTTTTCATCACATTCTATGATTAAGAGATTCTTAaccttattctcaaaaaaaaagaaaaagaaaaaaaaaaagaaggttaaGAATCGGATTGACAGACAAAAACGTGATTTTATTCTGTAAGCATTAAACTAAGTTTCCCATGAAAGTAGGTATGGAATctacaataaaaaaatttcaactcCAATTCGGTGAAAAATTTATGAGATTCTAACATCACAAACATATTAAATTCATCATACTACGACAATTAGCAAGTGTTTACTTGTATTTTCATTTATTCCAACATAGTAAATAACTTGTGAGGCATACTAAGATTTCTCCACAAAATGTCGAAATAACACCCCAACCCGCGAAATCCGATTCCTCCCTCAAGAGGGTTTTCAATGGTGTGACACGGTTTTGGCATATGCTAAGAATAaatcctcaacagaatggtgtgTGGCATCACCTGTCGCACTCCGAACCAGATGGCCTGGAATGCAAATTCACTCAAATATCTAAGATCTTCTGTCTAAATCAATACATCTGGCATGAGAGGTTTTCATTCTTACAGCTAACCAAGCACCATTCAGGGGGATGCGTATTCTAAGATGACTCATAAGCACTTGAATAATATCTAAAGCACTTCTGCTTCAAGCTAAGGATCGAATAATATCCGGTTCCAGACACCCAGCGTGAGCCATTTGGTTCCTCCTAATCTGTTGGCTATGTTGGGCTTATCTTCAATGCTTATTGGTTGGAACTAACAATAAGAATCTAAAAGAATATAGATGCCGTGGTTGTTGAGCTGAAGAAGAAATATCTACTCAAGACTTCTATGCAGGACCGGCTAACTAACCAAAAGCCAGCCCTGCAGAGCCATTGATGAAACAAGCTTGGGTTTAATCTCAAAGTTCATTCTGTACTTTAAATTTGTCGATATCTCGATCTGTGAACTGGGTAGACAATATTTTCAGCATCATTGTAATTTCCCAATCAATCTAAGAACATTGAGCAAGAGGCTTTGTAGACTACAATATAATCCAGAATGAATTATTGCTATCTTTTAAGAAATAATGACAGGAAGAGTAAGATGGACAGTAAACTAAATCTGACTTCCATTTCCAATTACAATTTCATGGAAGCTATAACAATCTAGCTATTTTAGCTCAAGAAAGCAGGTAATCTAACTCCAATTCAGCTCATGAAACGTGATAAGGCTCTAGGATAAACAAGGTACCTATACCTTTTGCTAGAGCCGCTCTTTTATGCTGCAGCTGCTGCTGTGCTTCTTCTTCCTAACTATAACTATTTCGAGCTCTCATGCGATTCTCAATCTCAAAGAATCTCCCTTGTCACCAAATTTATGCGCTCGAAAGTCGAAACGAGAGCCGAGATTGAATTCATTCTTTCCCTCCATATTTACGGTGAATGAATTCACAACCAAACACCAAACACCAATCACCAATGCTTTGCGCCAAAAGCTTTTACTTTTTACAATGTCACAACCCCATTGTTAACCTCCATAGACCAAGTCCTGTGCGTCCGGGCCGTGGGAGTTGGCCTCTCCGAATTCGAGGGCCTCACCCTCCTGTCGTTCATCGGCGCAGGCCTCACTTCCGGCCACGAACTCGGAGGAGAAGACGACCGAGGCGCAACTGCGCTGCCACCGTGGAAACACGAGAACAAGCCTCTAACAAACCGCCTGACTCCACCTCTGCGTCTTCCTCTCCCGCCGCTCCTCGACCACGAAACCCTCCTCGGCGCGCCGCCGTTAAACCCGCCGTCCATCTCCGTATAAACCGCCGGAAGCTCCCGATCGCCGCCGCCGGCTCTTCTCCCGCCGCCGGCAAACCTCCCCACCGCGAATCCGCCTCCCGGAAGCCTCCAGATCGTCAGCGCGGCGTTCTCGCCCTCACTCAGAGCCGCCGCCGGATTCACCACCGCCGGAGAGTCCACCGGCAGCTCTTGCCGGCACACCGGACACGAATTCCGCTGCGCAAGCCACGGCAGGATGCAATCGGAGTGGTATATATGCTTGCAAGGCATCTCTCGAACTTCATTTCCCAATTCAAATTGCTCTTTGCACACGGCGCAGTGAGACTCCTCCGCCACGTGCGAATCGTCCAGCTCGATCGTCGGCAACGACTCCACCGCCGACTTCGCCGCCGGCCGCTGATCGTACCGTCCGATTCCGTTCAAATCGATCTGCGAAAGCTGACTCAACAGGCGGTCGAACCCGGACCCGAGAAAAAACTCGGACATGTTATT
Protein-coding regions in this window:
- the LOC133714954 gene encoding E3 ubiquitin-protein ligase RDUF1-like, with protein sequence MSAATTSWYCYRCSRFIRVFTDAGDSPVVCPDCGSGFVEELGNPARSVHVDLRRSAAAMYMIGANNRFGSNHDLRRPRRNNNGGGDDRSVFNPVIVVRGTEGGNEGRGFELFYDDGSGSGLRPLPNNMSEFFLGSGFDRLLSQLSQIDLNGIGRYDQRPAAKSAVESLPTIELDDSHVAEESHCAVCKEQFELGNEVREMPCKHIYHSDCILPWLAQRNSCPVCRQELPVDSPAVVNPAAALSEGENAALTIWRLPGGGFAVGRFAGGGRRAGGGDRELPAVYTEMDGGFNGGAPRRVSWSRSGGRGRRRGGVRRFVRGLFSCFHGGSAVAPRSSSPPSSWPEVRPAPMNDRRVRPSNSERPTPTARTHRTWSMEVNNGVVTL